A genomic region of Candidatus Obscuribacterales bacterium contains the following coding sequences:
- a CDS encoding NUDIX domain-containing protein: protein MARHPVQVAVAILHQDGQYLMQLRDDTPGILYPKCWAFFGGHLEGTEDPETGLRRELMEEIGYAPPDVTLFRQWGDDQVHRFVYHGPLTVPLEALQLNEGWDLGLLSPKDIRRGDRYSAVAQQTCPLGEVHQKLLLDFLELHPHLG, encoded by the coding sequence ATGGCTAGGCATCCTGTTCAAGTAGCGGTGGCAATTCTACATCAAGACGGACAGTACCTGATGCAGCTCCGGGACGACACACCAGGTATTCTCTATCCCAAATGCTGGGCCTTTTTTGGTGGGCATCTAGAGGGAACAGAAGATCCAGAAACGGGTCTCCGGCGAGAACTCATGGAAGAAATTGGCTATGCCCCTCCCGACGTCACTTTATTTCGACAATGGGGAGATGATCAGGTGCATCGATTTGTTTATCATGGGCCATTAACAGTGCCTCTAGAGGCACTTCAACTCAATGAAGGATGGGATTTAGGGTTGCTCTCACCCAAGGATATTCGTCGGGGCGATCGCTATTCCGCCGTGGCTCAACAAACCTGTCCCCTAGGCGAAGTTCACCAAAAACTGCTGTTAGATTTTTTAGAGCTCCATCCCCACCTAGGATAG
- a CDS encoding SprT family zinc-dependent metalloprotease, whose product MTLTSYQIRESRRAKYVNIKVSPHGRVEVVVPPNFDRHHLSEILAKRQDWITKTLHRLQAERLALSLESDDPCPTEIHFRAVDQHWSVQYCHQASHDITLTVTGDRTLTLTGPINDSAICQQALQAWLRRRAKAILIPWLVRISQEQKLPIQTISVRRQKTRWGSCSSQRNISLNDKLLFLPPQLVGSVFIHELCHTLEMNHSAAFWALVAERDPHYVESDRLLDTAWRYIPRWVEPH is encoded by the coding sequence ATGACGTTAACGTCCTACCAAATTCGTGAGAGCCGCCGCGCTAAGTACGTCAATATTAAGGTATCTCCCCATGGCCGTGTGGAGGTCGTGGTGCCGCCCAACTTTGACCGTCACCACCTGTCTGAAATTCTGGCAAAGCGACAGGATTGGATTACCAAAACCCTGCATCGGCTTCAGGCAGAACGCCTAGCGTTGTCCCTAGAATCCGATGATCCTTGTCCCACAGAAATCCATTTTCGGGCCGTGGATCAGCATTGGTCTGTTCAGTACTGCCATCAAGCCAGCCATGACATCACCCTCACGGTAACCGGCGATCGCACCTTAACCCTCACAGGGCCGATCAATGATAGTGCCATCTGCCAGCAAGCTCTACAGGCATGGCTCCGTCGCAGGGCGAAAGCTATCCTCATTCCCTGGCTAGTTCGTATCAGCCAAGAGCAAAAGCTGCCCATCCAAACCATCTCCGTGCGCCGGCAAAAGACCCGATGGGGCAGTTGCTCTAGCCAGCGAAACATTAGCCTCAACGATAAACTCTTGTTCTTGCCGCCACAGTTGGTAGGTTCTGTGTTTATCCATGAGCTTTGTCATACGCTGGAAATGAATCATTCCGCCGCCTTCTGGGCCCTCGTGGCTGAGCGTGATCCTCACTACGTCGAGAGCGATCGCCTGTTGGACACGGCTTGGCGCTACATTCCAAGATGGGTTGAACCCCATTAG